One segment of Macrotis lagotis isolate mMagLag1 chromosome 1, bilby.v1.9.chrom.fasta, whole genome shotgun sequence DNA contains the following:
- the LOC141510011 gene encoding striated muscle preferentially expressed protein kinase-like, which translates to MPKPEIQWFHNQQLILPTKDIVFHFDESTGMALMLIVDAYLEHVGQYSCKARNSAGEATCSATLTVTAEDSLFFLSLDYTVQALDRQSSGKDVRKSANSQAVAEVHIDSPFTKEENKISKKEIKSLQESSHEYEVQVFESISESSVSKSVSAQGIELYQATSIAQIAEGDQISEDNFEEERDLAPQILLKLKDMTMKCGDTAQFVCVVENGTSTGTTWTHEGVKMKESERVKQSQNGNVQLLTIQNVQLIDQGLYSCTIRNDHGEKTTSAVLTVEAKESQDRTVTKITLGSNTKSLKTLKESHIKTTREVKMESSKKTSSLSLNPS; encoded by the exons ATGCCCAAGCCAGAAATCCAGTGGTTTCATAACCAGCAGCTAATTCTTCCAACCAAAGACATAGTTTTCCATTTTGACGAATCAACAGGCATGGCTTTAATGCTGATAGTTGATGCTTACTTAGAGCATGTGGGGCAGTACTCTTGTAAGGCAAGAAATAGTGCTGGTGAAGCAACTTGTTCAGCTACGCTTACAGTGACTGCGGAAG attctcttttttttctatcacttgaTTATACAGTGCAAGCCCTAGATAGGCAAAGTTCTGGGAAAGATGTAAGAAAGTCTGCCAACTCCCAGGCAGTAGCAGAAGTTCACATTGATTCCCCTTTCACAAAAGAGGAGaacaaaatctcaaaaaaagaaattaaatcacttCAGGAATCATCACATGAATATGAGGTCCAGGTTTTTGAAAGCATTTCAGAAAGTTCTGTCTCAAAATCTGTATCAGCACAAGGTATAGAATTGTACCAAGCCACATCCATTGCCCAGATTGCAGAGGGTGACCAGATATCTGAAGACAATTTTGAAGAAGAAAGGGATCTTGCCCCCCAAATCCTCCTGAAGCTCAAGGACATGACTATGAAGTGTGGAGATACTGCTCAGTTCGTTTGTGTAGTGGAAAATGGAACCTCTACAGGTACTACCTGGACCCATGAAGGTGTAAAAATGAAAGAGTCAGAGAGAGTGAAGCAGTCACAAAATGGAAATGTTCAGCTTCTTACTATTCAAAATGTTCAGCTAATAGACCAAGGATTGTATAGCTGTACTATACGAAACGACCATGGAGAAAAGACAACCTCTGCAGTACTAACCGTAGAAG CTAAGGAATCGCAAGACAGAACAGTTACAAAAATTACCCTTGGTTCAAACACTAAAAGCCTTAAAACACTCAAAGAATCTCATATTAAAACAACCAGAGAAGTAAAAATGGAATCTTCAAAGAAAACATCAAGTTTGTCACTAAATCCGTCCTAA
- the LOC141507695 gene encoding uncharacterized protein LOC141507695, with the protein MREAFSDSEDCLDHSLVKAKRYAKRISSTSSWPENFKPSFTQKLTFKYVLEGEPVVFQCRLIACPTPKITWFHNNRPISTSLRRIIKTENYLHNHSSSLEVKSVQDRDSGSYRLFAINSEGSAESTASLLVVQREQEGKYLELLKKAEKTCESTEVLAEGRIEDRVKVDLRFIGSPFNKKQDVEQKGIRRTIHFKKTIPAKRKDFMYNEDYFESKSEVHEWFNVGESFLDEETKMKLQRLREAKRILMEKKKLPSLEKSSEMDTRILKNEASNKDNVSHREKVRIISLPYLDRNEDYIDDSTEEPSDFQSHVDKNIMSGEPPKSPQITFEGAFDEKISQTDVMMIQDAFSRESFQEDSKISIRTDSVIDHFHSKETFIEDIQAAEEFEGFLRENVGQEASECISSRHVNEEICTVAPNNHISSYLITSYASEPFATLENIEKISEEENQKIRWEDLPQINHPVALKIDESQIEIEEKTTQFESPFQKRLQRCPPSFIHELESQEVNEGDCCKFTCYFQGYPQPIVTWYNNDIPIPRKQGYIVQTTEGHSMLTFSSALPKNEGSVTCVLFNQYGTVKTSGRIKVKTKQRFGAKPHNTCQAPFFQKYTQEEEDLTLGFDQMKEGSQISQQEDRSNRSTSEIKPYSSTSTELELLSFPVESKMTAVSLSSEQEEFREVFQAVEFVPEEAVQDQATPSPKHKFTFSISEPPKLLADMPKIIKCKEGDSVILECLISGDPWPTVTWYQNGTALNQSQRFGIEEEDGRYKLYINEVSSQDSGCYCCIAENNSGIVESTSELIVEPISYYNQLENIGDIEMKHFTNRQEQMQGEIAKAHFHDYSVDSITSKSNVKEYSVKEYFQSLETVQQLQEKDKGHGVYSKEKPVRFLRGITKSVIIHGPPRVENINLQRQRRGKDRSESEQAKLERDEARAYPFEMAKQFDKQKGTEKENIYEHRTAEYLSNIQFERTNASYEEKDSSLMIFEKPCSGKRGYIGKNVKRKGQAQTLEKVVPEEDVFGRATSEASDACTEQPARTDAIRTPLESLETELHVPLVGETTDVSTHMHAEVDSDNFTMNLKLLSSQARQNFSEKEKEQGNVGSLEDQASAFESVESGKFIRSDLKQSYPHVDDVEDGRQESDKVEQEVINESDLGSIVFDLKQIYSHLGNTVKEFKEQVCEQQEEIYCKDEFLNSETLKLNICDISENVQNATPLTEQELPSSQEFSNGHMTKLEKSHIDEDILYLGKEDSYLQKHDFSILETDFSLKSKVKENPETPPLVQTLVPEISETSVENFISDLKKAASEGKHLITSEIEEKEQHILVLEPTSFEELDMRMKNYEGSTPAEHSNDQNETDTHHRKLSVSQYFPFLITEEHLDQNKQVDQKPDGFKEEKCYAENQTEKEMSLPTNETFNITQREICLSENTSELNEEIVESETSLAKYLLSAGKQKPPIIKDSKTELFQSESFPSMEVEEVTFNTVYEFYNQQQESLTRPFSPESDMSIDLGSTSSEEISELDQFYTPPSSVAHFKSPVSPELDFTSLDKTEKYSTPLGGERYSIPSEGEEAERYATPSGGENIERYSTPSGGENAERYSTPSGGENAERYSTPSDGENAERYSTPSGGESAERYSTPSGGESAERYSTPSGGETIERYSTPLGGPKLNLSTGKFPSKIAREDSTPNDLFHTPTGEKSPTYDLGRSESFGTPNEAVEPKENEMPPSFISPLTKRQIFENATLGFIVEVDGFPVPGVKWYRNKSLLEPDERVKIERVGNVYSLEICNVQKSDKGEYMCHAVNIIGEAKSFAKVDILPPDRRVVALPPPITHQHVMEFDLEKNSLSRTPSPQEIVLEVELGENDVQEFEKQVKIVTVPEFTSDHKSMIVSLDVLPSNMVETNMAFMEKENKDLKIDLEVFEMPPRFTKPIYDYKIPENSDATFECSVIGVPAPVIRWYKEYTCIEPDNVKYVVSDEKGNHSLKIRRVGLLDSATYRCRALNNVGEAICRGSLTIGNSEIVVTSTRKSKVIVSSFKEKAVLKSKYSDRFFEFHVEEGPPRFVKAISDCSSPVGTAAYFQCLVRGSPKPIVHWYKDGKLVQGDRFSSEESDTGFHNLFLTSLIPTDEGEYRCVATNQLGMAETCATLTLTQFC; encoded by the coding sequence ATGAGAGAAGCTTTTTCAGATTCTGAAGACTGTTTAGATCACAGCTTGGTTAAAGCTAAAAGATATGCAAAAAGAATAAGTTCAACAAGCTCCTGGCCTGAAAATTTCAAACCTTCATTTACTCAAAAGTTAACATTTAAATATGTGCTAGAAGGAGAACCAGTTGTTTTCCAATGTAGATTAATAGCTTGTCCAACACCCAAGATAACATGGTTTCACAACAATAGGCCCATATCAACAAGTCTCCGTAGGattataaaaactgaaaattatttaCATAATCATAGTTCTAGCCTAGAAGTTAAAAGTGTTCAAGATAGAGATTCTGGAAGTTATAGATTATTTGCAATTAACAGTGAAGGATCAGCTGAGTCAACAGCATCCTTACTTGTTGTGCAAAGGgaacaagaaggaaaatatttggaattGTTGAAAAAGGCTGAGAAAACATGTGAAAGTACAGAGGTTTTAGCTGAGGGAAGAATAGAAGATAGGGTGAAGGTTGATCTTCGATTCATTGGCTCTCCTTTTAACAAAAAGCAAGATGTAGAACAAAAGGGAATTAGGAGAACCATACATTTCAAGAAAACCATCCCTGCTAAGAGAAAAGATTTCATGTACAATGAAGACTATTTTGAAAGTAAATCTGAGGTACATGAATGGTTTAATGTAGGTGAGAGTTTTCTGGATGAGGAGACCAAAATGAAATTGCAACGTTTACGGGAAGCTAAaagaattttaatggaaaaaaagaaattgccttCTTTAGAAAAATCTTCTGAAATGGATACaagaattctgaaaaatgaaGCAAGCAATAAAGACAATGTATCCCATAGAGAAAAAGTGAGAATTATTTCTCTACCTTATCTAGATAGAAATGAGGATTATATAGATGATTCTACTGAGGAACCTAGTGATTTTCAGAGTCATGTGGATAAAAATATAATGTCTGGAGAACCTCCTAAAAGTCCCCAAATCACTTTTGAAGGAGCATTTGATGAAAAAATCTCCCAGACTGATGTTATGATGATACAAGATGCATTTTCAAGAGAAAGTTTTCAAGAAGATTCAAAAATTTCAATCAGAACAGATTCAGTTATAGACCATTTTCACAGTAAGGAAACATTTATTGAAGATATACAAGCAGCAGAAGAATTTGAAGGATTCTTGAGAGAAAATGTAGGCCAAGAAGCCTCAGAATGTATCAGCAGCAGACATGTGAATGAAGAAATATGTACAGTTGCCCCTAATAATCATATCTCATCTTACCTTATTACATCATATGCCAGTGAACCTTTTGCTACTTtggaaaacattgaaaaaatttcGGAGGAAGAGAATCAAAAAATAAGATGGGAAGATTTGCCCCAAATAAACCACCCAGTTGCTTTGAAAATCGACGAATCACAAATtgagatagaggaaaaaacaaCTCAATTTGAAAGCCCTTTCCAGAAACGTTTGCAACGTTGccctccttcattcattcatgaacTAGAATCTCAAGAAGTAAATGAAGGAGATTGTTGCAAGTTTACTTGTTACTTTCAAGGGTACCCACAACCCATAGTGACTTGGTATAATAATGATATACCAATCCCACGTAAACAAGGTTATATTGTCCAAACTACTGAAGGTCATTCAATGCTAACTTTCTCTTCTGCTCTCCCTAAAAATGAAGGCTCTGTAACATGTGTGCTATTTAACCAATATGGAACAGTAAAAACATCTGGCAGGATTAAAGTGAAGACGAAACAAAGGTTTGGTGCCAAACCACATAACACTTGTCAGGCTCCATTCTTCCAGAAGTACACTCAAGAGGAAGAAGATCTTACTTTAGGATTTGatcaaatgaaagaaggaagcCAAATTTCTCAACAAGAAGATAGATCAAATCGGTCCACTTCAGAAATTAAGCCATACAGTTCTACCTCCACAGAATTAGAATTACTTTCATTTCCCGTGGAAAGTAAGATGACAGCAGTTTCCCTTAGTTCTGAACAAGAAGAATTTAGAGAAGTGTTCCAAGCAGTTGAATTTGTACCTGAAGAAGCAGTTCAAGATCAAGCTACTCCATCTCCCAAACACAAATTTACATTTTCAATCAGTGAGCCACCAAAACTACTAGCAGATATGCCCAAGATTATCAAATGTAAAGAAGGGGATTCAGTAATACTTGAATGTTTAATATCTGGAGATCCTTGGCCCACTGTAACCTGGTATCAAAATGGCACAGCCTTGAATCAGAGTCAAAGGTTTggaatagaggaagaagatggTAGGTACAAGTTATATATCAATGAAGTAAGTTCTCAAGATTCTGGTTGTTATTGCTGCATTGCTGAAAACAACTCAGGAATAGTAGAAAGTACTTCAGAGCTCATAGTGGAGCCTATTAGTTATTATAATCAGTTAGAAAATATTGGTGATATTGAGATGAAACATTTCACAAATAGACAAGAACAAATGCAAGGAGAAATTGCCAAAGCACATTTCCATGACTATTCAGTTGACTCTATTACAAGCAAATCTAATGTGAAGGAATATTCAGTAAAAGAATACTTTCAGAGTCTTGAGACTGTTCAGCAACTTCAAGAGAAAGATAAGGGACATGGTGTTTATTCCAAAGAAAAACCAGTTAGATTTCTACGAGGCATAACAAAATCTGTAATAATCCATGGGCCACCTCgagttgaaaatataaatttacaacgccagagaagagggaaggacagATCTGAAAGTGAGCAAGCAAAGTTAGAGAGAGATGAAGCCAGAGCTTATCCTTTTGAGATGGCAAAACAATTTGATAAGCAAAAGggaacagagaaggaaaacatttatGAACATAGAACAGCTGAATATTTGTCAAATATTCAGTTTGAAAGGACAAATGCAAGTTATGAGGAGAAAGATTCATCTCTCATGATATTTGAAAAACCTTGTAGTGGAAAACGAGGCTACATAGGCAAAAATGTGAAGAGAAAAGGACAGGCGCAAACCTTGGAAAAAGTAGTCCCTGAAGAAGATGTCTTTGGAAGAGCCACAAGTGAAGCCTCTGATGCATGTACTGAACAACCAGCAAGGACTGATGCCATAAGAACTCCATTGGAATCATTAGAGACAGAGTTACATGTTCCCCTGGTGGGTGAAACAACAGATGTAAGTACTCATATGCATGCTGAAGTTGATTCAGATAATTTTACAATGAATCTTAAACTTCTCTCTTCTCAAGCAAGACAGAATTtttcagagaaagagaaggaacaagggaatGTGGGCTCTTTAGAAGATCAGGCATCAGCTTTTGAAAGTGTTGAGTCTGGTAAGTTTATTAGATCAGATCTGAAGCAATCTTATCCTCATGTAGATGATGTGGAAGATGGAAGGCAAGAATCAGATAAGGTAGAGCAAGAAGTGATAAATGAATCTGATTTGGGGAGCATTGTATTTGATCTGAAACAAATTTATTCCCATTTGGGAAATACAGTTAAGGAGTTCAAAGAGCAAGTTTGTGAGCAACAGGAAGAAATATACTGCAAGGATGAATTTCTTAATTCTGAAACATTAAAGTTGAATATCTGTGATATATCAGAAAATGTGCAAAATGCCACACCATTGACAGAACAAGAACTTCCCTCTAGTCAGGAATTTTCCAACGGGCATATGACTAAGTTGGAAAAAAGCCATATTGATGAAGATATTTTATACCTGGGGAAAGAGGACTCTTATCTTCAGAAGCATGATTTTAGTATTTTGGAAACAGATTTTTCACTCAAATCTAAAGTCAAGGAAAATCCTGAAACACCTCCCTTGGTCCAAACCTTAGTACCTGAAATATCAGAAACTAGTGTTGAAAACTTCATATCAGACTTGAAAAAGGCTGCAAGTGAGGGAAAGCATTTAATTACATctgaaattgaagaaaaagaacagCATATCTTGGTGCTTGAACCAACTTCAtttgaagagttagatatgaGAATGAAGAATTATGAAGGCAGCACTCCTGCAGAACACAGTAATGATCAAAATGAAACAGATACACACCACAGAAAACTCTCTGTAAGTCAGTATTTTCCCTTTCTGATAACTGAGGAACATTTAGATCAAAACAAACAAGTAGACCAAAAACCAGATGgtttcaaagaagaaaagtgtTATGCAGAAAatcaaactgaaaaagaaatgtcTTTACCCACTAATGAAACTTTTAATATTACACAAAGAGAAATATGTCTTTCTGAAAATACTTCTGAACTAAATGAGGAAATAGTGGAATCAGAGACCTCCCTAGCAAAATATTTACTTTCTGCTGGAAAGCAGAAGCCTCCTATTATCAAAGACAGTAAGACAGAACTTTTCCAAAGTGAGTCTTTTCCTTCAATGGAAGTTGAAGAAGTGACTTTCAACACTGTCTATGAATTTTACAACCAGCAACAAGAATCACTGACTCGTCCATTTTCTCCTGAATCAGATATGTCAATTGATTTAGGAAGTACAAGTAGTGAGGAAATTTCTGAATTAGATCAATTCTATACACCACCATCATCAGTTGCACATTTTAAATCTCCTGTTTCACCTGAATTAGATTTTACTTCTCtggataaaactgaaaaatattccACACCATTAGGAGGTGAAAGATATTCTATACCATCAGAAGGTGAAGAGGCTGAAAGATATGCTACACCTTCAGGAGGAGAAAATATTGAGAGATATTCTACTCCTTCAGGAGGAGAAAATGCTGAGAGATACTCTACTCCTTCAGGAGGAGAAAATGCTGAGAGATATTCTACTCCTTCAGATGGAGAAAATGCTGAGAGATATTCTACCCCTTCAGGAGGAGAGAGTGCTGAGAGGTATTCTACCCCTTCAGGAGGAGAGAGTGCTGAGAGGTATTCTACCCCTTCAGGAGGAGAAACAATTGAAAGATATTCCACACCCTTAGGAGGACCAAAACTTAATTTAAGTACAGGAAAATTTCCATCAAAAATAGCACGGGAGGACAGTACACCAAATGATCTTTTCCACACACCTACTGGAGAAAAGAGTCCAACATATGATCTAGGACGCTCAGAATCATTTGGTACCCCTAATGAAGCAGTTgaaccaaaagaaaatgaaatgccaCCATCATTTATCTCACCACTAACCAAAAGACAGATCTTTGAAAATGCGACATTAGGTTTTATTGTTGAAGTTGATGGATTCCCAGTTCCTGGTGTGAAATGGTATCGAAATAAATCATTACTGGAACCAGATGAAAGAGTCAAAATAGAAAGGGTGGGCAATGTATATTCTCTGGAAATCTGCAATGTTCAAAAATCAGATAAGGGAGAATACATGTGTCATGCTGTGAATATCATAGGGGAAGCCAAAAGCTTTGCAAAGGTTGACATTTTACCTCCTGACAGAAGAGTGGTGGCCCTGCCTCCCCCCATAACACATCAGCATGTTATGGaatttgatttggaaaaaaattcattatcaaGAACACCTTCTCCTCAGGAAATTGTCCTAGAGGTTGAATTAGGGGAGAATGATGTTCAAGAATTTGAGAAGCAAGTGAAAATAGTCACGGTTCCAGAATTTACATCTGATCATAAAAGCATGATTGTAAGTCTTGATGTTCTTCCTTCAAACATGGTAGAAACAAACATGGCctttatggaaaaagaaaacaaagatttaaaGATTGATTTAGAGGTATTTGAAATGCCTCCACGTTTCACAAAGCCTATTTATGATTACAAAATACCAGAGAACTCAGATGCTACATTTGAATGTTCAGTAATAGGTGTTCCAGCTCCAGTGATTAGATGGTATAAAGAATATACATGTATTGAACCAGATAATGTTAAATATGTGGTTAGTGATGAGAAAGGAAATCATTCTCTTAAAATTCGGAGGGTTGGCCTTTTAGACAGTGCCACATATAGATGCAGAGCTCTGAACAATGTAGGTGAAGCTATTTGCAGGGGCTCTCTCACTATAGGAAATTCTGAAATTGTTGTAACTTCAACAAGAAAAAGCAAAGTAATTGTGAGTAGTTTTAAGGagaaagcagtcctgaaaagcAAGTATTCAGACAGATTTTTTGAGTTTCATGTGGAAGAAGGACCTCCTAGATTTGTGAAAGCTATCTCTGACTGTAGCTCACCTGTAGGCACAGCAGCTTACTTCCAATGTCTAGTTCGTGGTTCTCCCAAGCCCATTGTTCACTGGTACAAAGATGGAAAATTGGTTCAAGGAGATAGATTCAGTTCTGAGGAAAGTGACACAGGTTTCCATAACCTTTTTCTTACAAGTTTAATACCAACTGATGAAGGGGAGTACAGGTGTGTAGCCACAAATCAATTAGGAATGGCGGAGACCTGTGCCACTTTAACCTTAACTCAATTTTGTTGA